In Atribacterota bacterium, a single genomic region encodes these proteins:
- a CDS encoding creatininase family protein, with amino-acid sequence MRKKVLHQEMTYTDFKEGRFDKAILAVGSAENHGFHLPFGTDALVAQAIAQEVAQRVDGMLVLPPVPYGVSEHYGHFSFTLTLRPEILIEALKDIFRSSIRQGIQKIIVINGHDGNIAPIEIAARSVKVEYPQAFLASLDAWWVTAGELLPAETFEVWGGLGHAGEGETSIALHLFPELCRMENARGVVPDVPSELTIKWKFDELTPYGATGDPTKGTPEKGEKMFNALVDWVVRFVKEMEQRNWRYGELLKI; translated from the coding sequence GTGCGTAAGAAAGTTCTACATCAGGAAATGACCTATACTGACTTTAAGGAGGGTCGTTTCGATAAGGCGATTCTTGCTGTCGGTTCGGCAGAAAACCATGGTTTCCATCTCCCCTTTGGGACTGACGCTTTGGTCGCTCAGGCTATTGCTCAAGAAGTGGCCCAGAGGGTGGATGGGATGCTGGTTTTACCGCCAGTTCCATATGGGGTGAGCGAACACTATGGGCATTTCTCCTTTACCCTGACGTTGCGTCCAGAGATTCTCATCGAAGCTCTTAAGGATATTTTTCGTTCTTCTATTCGTCAGGGAATTCAAAAGATCATCGTCATCAATGGTCATGATGGTAACATTGCTCCCATTGAAATCGCTGCCCGGTCGGTGAAGGTAGAGTATCCCCAGGCTTTCCTGGCTTCGCTCGATGCCTGGTGGGTAACCGCAGGAGAGCTTTTGCCTGCGGAAACGTTTGAGGTTTGGGGGGGTTTAGGACACGCTGGGGAGGGGGAAACATCCATTGCGCTTCACCTCTTTCCTGAATTATGCCGGATGGAAAACGCTCGTGGTGTGGTTCCGGATGTACCCTCAGAACTGACCATCAAATGGAAGTTTGATGAGTTGACTCCTTATGGTGCGACTGGAGACCCGACCAAGGGGACTCCGGAAAAGGGTGAAAAAATGTTCAACGCTCTGGTTGATTGGGTGGTTCGCTTTGTAAAGGAGATGGAGCAACGTAACTGGCGTTATGGAGAGTTGCTGAAGATTTGA
- a CDS encoding cold-shock protein codes for MATGKVKWFSATKGYGFIESDSGGDVFVHYTAIEGNGFKTLEQGQAVEFEVQQGSKGPQAVRVRKL; via the coding sequence ATGGCAACTGGTAAAGTGAAGTGGTTTAGTGCAACCAAAGGGTATGGTTTCATCGAGTCCGATAGTGGTGGCGATGTTTTCGTCCACTATACCGCGATCGAAGGTAACGGCTTTAAAACGCTTGAGCAGGGTCAGGCAGTGGAATTCGAGGTTCAGCAGGGTTCCAAGGGACCTCAGGCTGTACGGGTGAGAAAGCTCTAA
- a CDS encoding ABC transporter substrate-binding protein — protein sequence MKKWLVLGFVVIFLSVAFSAYAQEPIKIGVVMGLTGPWASIDTPATNGAKLAAEEINKAGGVLGRPMELKIVDTKADEGETVAAVIRLIENEKVSALVGYCDTHWVNIAAPLAREYGVPFITPGATHPRIPERTGAWLACFGDNAQAAAIAEYAVKDLGLKKGVIWVDTAVDFSVAVCAYFADALKQYGGEVVYEDYFETSWTDFSSMVARLKEYQDRGEVDFVYVGAIPSNCGLIAKQLREGGVTVPMLGEDGFDTPLLVETGGEAAEGVVFATHMSLEDQTPIVQNFKSAYQAMFGTLPENAFAALGYDAIKVLAKAIELAGSSDPKKIPEGLAQIKGFEGVSGTISYEAGSQVPNKSVAVIEVKGGKFITVKQVAPEYMPDPKLAK from the coding sequence ATGAAGAAGTGGTTGGTTCTGGGTTTTGTGGTGATCTTTCTCAGTGTGGCGTTTTCGGCGTATGCGCAAGAACCCATTAAAATTGGAGTGGTAATGGGTTTAACTGGTCCATGGGCTTCGATTGATACTCCGGCGACGAATGGTGCTAAACTGGCGGCAGAGGAAATCAACAAGGCTGGCGGGGTTTTGGGAAGACCGATGGAACTCAAAATTGTGGATACCAAAGCCGACGAAGGTGAAACCGTAGCAGCCGTCATTCGTTTGATTGAAAATGAGAAGGTTTCAGCCCTGGTAGGGTACTGTGATACCCACTGGGTGAACATTGCTGCACCACTGGCCAGGGAATATGGGGTGCCGTTTATTACTCCTGGGGCCACACATCCCCGGATTCCAGAGCGAACCGGAGCTTGGCTGGCCTGTTTCGGTGATAACGCTCAGGCGGCGGCAATTGCCGAGTACGCGGTGAAGGATTTGGGTCTGAAAAAGGGCGTTATCTGGGTGGATACCGCAGTTGATTTCAGCGTGGCGGTTTGTGCGTACTTTGCGGATGCTCTGAAACAGTATGGTGGTGAAGTGGTCTATGAAGACTACTTTGAAACCAGCTGGACGGATTTCTCCAGCATGGTGGCTCGCCTCAAGGAGTACCAGGATCGAGGTGAAGTGGATTTTGTTTACGTGGGTGCCATTCCTTCCAACTGTGGACTCATCGCCAAGCAGCTTCGAGAAGGTGGGGTGACGGTACCCATGCTTGGCGAGGATGGTTTTGATACTCCGCTTCTTGTGGAAACTGGTGGCGAGGCGGCTGAGGGTGTGGTATTTGCCACCCATATGTCTTTGGAGGACCAGACTCCCATTGTCCAGAACTTTAAGAGTGCCTACCAGGCGATGTTTGGAACACTGCCAGAAAATGCGTTTGCCGCACTGGGTTATGACGCCATAAAAGTTCTGGCCAAGGCCATCGAGCTTGCTGGAAGCAGTGACCCCAAGAAAATTCCGGAAGGGTTAGCGCAAATTAAGGGTTTCGAAGGAGTATCAGGAACCATTTCCTATGAGGCTGGAAGCCAGGTACCCAATAAGTCGGTGGCGGTCATTGAGGTCAAAGGTGGAAAATTCATCACCGTAAAGCAGGTTGCTCCGGAGTACATGCCGGATCCGAAACTGGCGAAATGA
- the dut gene encoding dUTP diphosphatase: protein MEVVIRFKRLTERAYVPRFAFSDDACFDLFSPVNVSIPPGESVTIDLEIASEFPRGYEVTLRPRSGMGIKHGIVIHLGTIDAGYRGSWVVRLFNLGKETYQIQQGDRIAQGALRVVPRVKIVETSHLSPSERGERGLGSTGK, encoded by the coding sequence ATGGAGGTCGTCATACGTTTCAAGCGACTCACCGAACGCGCATACGTACCCCGCTTTGCCTTCTCTGATGACGCCTGCTTTGATCTTTTTTCCCCGGTCAATGTCTCCATTCCTCCAGGAGAGAGTGTCACAATCGACCTTGAGATTGCTTCAGAATTTCCCCGAGGCTACGAAGTGACACTGCGCCCACGCAGCGGGATGGGCATCAAGCACGGTATTGTCATTCATCTCGGAACCATTGACGCCGGATACCGGGGGAGCTGGGTGGTACGACTTTTCAATCTGGGGAAAGAAACGTACCAGATTCAGCAAGGGGACCGCATCGCCCAGGGAGCCCTTCGGGTCGTTCCGAGGGTGAAAATTGTAGAAACGTCTCACCTTTCTCCCAGCGAACGTGGAGAAAGGGGTTTAGGCTCAACTGGAAAATAA
- a CDS encoding isoaspartyl peptidase/L-asparaginase family protein: MVIIVHGGVCLDEVTEAYDCLVRACLQGWKALETSEAIDGVEEAVKVLEDDPRLNAGTGAFPNLLGEVEMSASIMKDDFSCGGVAGIKNIKNPISVARAVMERTRHVLLVGEGANLFARLLGFEPYNPVGELTIRTLQKSVERAKKEKDSIYRYYLERARDRLRRIHLGTVGAVALDRGGHLAAGTSTGGVEMQLPGRVGDSPIVGCGTFAWEWGGVSMTGEGEGIVKLGLARKIGEWMEHSSAQEAVDRGMELARKFNVRCGAIAVHRHGDIGWGENGGKLIFAYFNEGMTEPLAPRRE, translated from the coding sequence GTGGTCATTATCGTTCATGGTGGGGTGTGCCTTGATGAAGTAACCGAGGCCTATGATTGCCTTGTGCGGGCTTGTCTTCAGGGATGGAAAGCTCTTGAAACAAGCGAGGCGATTGATGGCGTGGAAGAAGCCGTGAAAGTTCTCGAAGACGACCCTCGCCTGAATGCCGGGACTGGTGCTTTCCCCAACCTCCTTGGGGAGGTGGAGATGTCAGCGAGTATCATGAAGGACGATTTTTCCTGTGGGGGTGTGGCGGGGATTAAAAACATCAAAAACCCTATTTCGGTAGCCCGGGCAGTTATGGAACGGACCCGGCATGTTCTTCTGGTGGGTGAAGGAGCGAACCTCTTTGCGCGACTTTTGGGGTTTGAACCCTACAATCCAGTGGGGGAGCTCACCATACGGACACTCCAGAAATCGGTGGAGCGGGCGAAAAAGGAAAAGGATTCCATTTACCGCTACTACCTTGAGCGGGCCAGAGACCGGCTCAGACGAATTCACTTGGGGACGGTGGGAGCTGTGGCTCTGGACCGCGGTGGTCACCTGGCTGCCGGTACTTCCACTGGGGGCGTGGAAATGCAGCTTCCCGGTCGGGTGGGGGATTCTCCCATTGTGGGATGTGGAACCTTCGCCTGGGAATGGGGTGGAGTCTCCATGACCGGGGAAGGAGAGGGTATCGTCAAACTGGGTTTAGCCCGTAAAATCGGAGAATGGATGGAACACAGTAGTGCTCAAGAAGCCGTCGACCGGGGTATGGAACTGGCCCGTAAATTCAATGTTCGTTGTGGAGCGATTGCCGTTCACCGTCATGGGGACATCGGCTGGGGGGAAAACGGGGGAAAGCTCATTTTCGCCTACTTTAATGAGGGGATGACGGAACCTCTGGCACCTCGAAGGGAATAG
- a CDS encoding ABC transporter ATP-binding protein, with product MTTILKVEKLWKNFGGLTAVSDYSLELPEGEIYGLIGPNGAGKTTVFNLISGVIKPSKGKILFRGVDITWLRPDQIARLGLTRTFQNLRLFPSLTVEMNLRIAYHTHAQSGFLATLFSTPPFFREEKEIEKRVDRILELFEMLDFREEVVSSLPYGWQRKLDIARALVCEPRILLLDEPSAGMNTKEAEDLGVLIRRIHEDFRLTMMVVEHRMPFVMGLASRIQVLDYGSMIAFGTPEEIRNDQKVIEAYLGAGDLIA from the coding sequence ATGACGACTATCCTGAAAGTGGAAAAACTGTGGAAAAATTTTGGTGGATTAACGGCAGTCAGTGATTATTCTCTGGAGTTACCCGAAGGGGAAATTTATGGTCTTATTGGTCCGAATGGGGCAGGAAAAACCACGGTTTTTAATCTCATCAGTGGGGTCATTAAACCGTCGAAAGGGAAAATTCTTTTTCGAGGCGTGGATATTACCTGGTTGCGTCCCGACCAAATCGCAAGGCTGGGTCTCACTCGAACTTTTCAAAATCTGCGTCTTTTTCCTTCCTTAACTGTGGAAATGAATTTACGCATTGCGTATCATACCCATGCTCAGAGTGGATTTTTGGCTACTCTCTTCAGTACTCCTCCTTTTTTCCGGGAAGAAAAGGAGATTGAAAAGAGGGTGGATCGGATTCTGGAGCTCTTTGAAATGCTTGACTTTCGGGAGGAAGTTGTTTCCAGCCTTCCTTATGGATGGCAGAGGAAACTCGATATCGCTCGAGCTCTGGTGTGTGAACCTCGAATTCTTCTCCTCGATGAGCCTTCGGCAGGGATGAATACCAAAGAAGCCGAAGATCTGGGAGTTTTGATCCGGCGGATTCATGAGGATTTTCGTCTCACCATGATGGTGGTGGAACACCGGATGCCCTTTGTGATGGGTTTAGCCAGTCGTATTCAGGTTCTTGATTATGGTTCGATGATTGCCTTCGGGACCCCTGAAGAAATCCGAAATGACCAGAAAGTGATTGAAGCCTATCTGGGGGCAGGTGATTTGATTGCTTAA
- a CDS encoding branched-chain amino acid ABC transporter permease gives MKQGIRAEWYFLFGGLLLFGGAFLATQFLNRYLLYILVLMGIYSIATVSLNLTNGYAGLFSLGHAAFMAIGAYTSTLLTFPLALREAYELPMLPSFLGGPNFVWPFFPAICMGGVLASVAALLIGAPVLRLRGHYLSVASLGFVVIVTTLAKTMKNLTRGPMGISAIPSYTNIYWTCLWLLITVYVIWRIVNSRFGRAMMALREDETAAQVLGVYPVKYKLMSFVVGAFFAGVAGGLYAHFTKAIRPFEFSFFLTFQIVVMLILGGMGTTAGPIVGAVSLLTLRYALKPIEEHLKIYGLIEIIYAVLLIVVMLFKPEGLVGQKRRVKKMTVGGKSSA, from the coding sequence ATGAAACAGGGTATTCGAGCTGAATGGTATTTTCTTTTCGGGGGGCTACTCCTTTTTGGGGGTGCATTTCTGGCTACCCAGTTTCTCAACCGCTACCTTCTCTACATCCTCGTGCTCATGGGGATTTATTCCATTGCCACAGTGAGTTTAAACCTCACCAATGGATATGCCGGTCTTTTCTCTCTGGGGCATGCGGCGTTCATGGCTATTGGAGCCTATACTTCGACCCTTCTCACCTTTCCCCTGGCGCTTCGGGAAGCATATGAGTTACCCATGCTTCCTTCCTTTCTGGGTGGACCAAACTTTGTGTGGCCGTTTTTCCCGGCTATCTGTATGGGAGGAGTGCTGGCCAGTGTGGCGGCTTTACTCATCGGGGCACCGGTTTTGCGTTTACGAGGTCATTACCTTTCGGTGGCCTCATTGGGGTTTGTGGTCATTGTGACCACGCTTGCCAAAACCATGAAGAATCTTACTCGGGGGCCGATGGGAATTAGCGCCATCCCTTCCTATACCAATATTTACTGGACTTGTCTGTGGTTACTGATTACGGTATATGTCATATGGCGTATCGTGAATTCTCGCTTTGGAAGGGCTATGATGGCGTTGCGTGAAGATGAGACTGCAGCACAGGTGTTAGGAGTGTATCCCGTGAAGTATAAGCTCATGTCTTTTGTGGTGGGGGCATTCTTTGCTGGTGTGGCCGGAGGGCTGTACGCCCACTTCACCAAAGCGATTCGTCCCTTTGAATTCTCTTTCTTTCTCACCTTTCAGATTGTGGTGATGCTCATTTTAGGAGGAATGGGAACCACTGCCGGCCCCATCGTGGGAGCGGTGTCGCTTTTGACATTGCGCTATGCCCTGAAGCCGATAGAGGAGCACCTCAAAATCTATGGACTCATCGAAATTATCTATGCGGTGCTCCTCATTGTGGTGATGCTCTTTAAGCCAGAAGGATTGGTGGGTCAGAAAAGGAGGGTTAAGAAAATGACGGTAGGGGGGAAAAGCAGTGCGTAA
- a CDS encoding branched-chain amino acid ABC transporter permease, which yields MFSWSYFLQQTMNGVILGCIYALLALGMTVVYGILRLINFAHGALITVGAFFVYFIFFRAGMNLVASLLLVLGFGGLMGLLLDVIAYRKLRGGPEVALLITSLGFYTFVENFMKMVVSPQPYSFKTPAYLAVMYKTPLLTFRSIDVFIIVSSLLIMLVFNLFVKKTRMGIAMRATAENLEVAHIMGIEVNRVIALAFALGSAIAAFTGFLWGAKYGQIAYDMGFLTGVKAFVAVVVGGVGSIPGAMVGGFVLGLAEILSIAFLPTRFAEYRDGIVFGILILVLLLRPSGLMGVKEEVRV from the coding sequence ATGTTTTCCTGGAGTTATTTTCTTCAGCAAACGATGAATGGGGTCATCCTGGGTTGTATCTATGCGCTTTTAGCTTTGGGGATGACGGTGGTATATGGAATTCTGCGTCTCATCAATTTTGCTCACGGGGCCCTCATTACCGTGGGTGCTTTTTTCGTGTACTTCATTTTCTTTCGCGCCGGAATGAACCTGGTTGCTTCGTTGCTTTTGGTGCTTGGTTTTGGGGGATTGATGGGGCTTTTACTTGATGTCATCGCCTACCGGAAATTACGGGGAGGGCCGGAAGTGGCGCTTCTCATTACCTCTTTGGGTTTTTATACCTTTGTGGAAAATTTCATGAAGATGGTGGTTTCGCCGCAGCCATACTCGTTTAAGACTCCGGCGTATCTGGCGGTGATGTATAAGACGCCTCTTCTCACCTTTCGCTCGATTGATGTTTTCATCATTGTTTCTTCCCTTCTCATCATGTTGGTTTTTAATCTGTTTGTGAAAAAAACCAGAATGGGTATTGCCATGCGAGCCACGGCTGAGAACTTGGAAGTGGCTCATATTATGGGGATTGAGGTGAATCGGGTTATTGCCTTGGCTTTTGCTCTGGGTTCGGCCATTGCGGCTTTTACCGGATTTTTATGGGGAGCCAAATATGGGCAAATTGCCTATGATATGGGTTTTTTAACCGGAGTTAAGGCGTTTGTAGCGGTGGTGGTGGGTGGAGTGGGAAGCATCCCCGGTGCCATGGTGGGTGGTTTTGTGCTGGGGTTGGCGGAAATCCTTTCTATTGCCTTTTTGCCCACCCGGTTTGCCGAATACCGAGATGGGATTGTCTTTGGAATCCTCATCCTGGTTTTGCTTTTGCGCCCATCCGGGCTTATGGGTGTGAAGGAAGAGGTGCGGGTATGA
- the glgP gene encoding alpha-glucan family phosphorylase, whose amino-acid sequence MEILQKLRQEPIIAYFSMEIALSSDIPTYSGGLGILAGDTVRSAADLLLPFVAVTLISRKGYFRQELTPDGWQIEHPMEWEVEKFLTPLPITVEVEIEKRKVKVRAWLYTLVSVTGGVVPVLFLDTNLPENTPEDQTITDYLYGGDRRYRLKQEIVLGIGGVRLLKALDFEVRKYHINEGHAALATVELLRQEKNFNLEAVRARCVFTTHTPVEAGHDKFHHDLVREVLGEPIPEGLLKQLGGEEYLNMTLLALNLSGYVNGVAKRHSEISRNMFPGYTIHSITNGVHGFTWTSESFRQIFDQYIPGWAHEPGLLVRADIIPDEKVWEAHQKEKQKLLAFVKEKTGIIMDENAITIGFARRMTSYKRPHFVFSDIERLRKVRRKGALQFIFAGKAHPQDFEGKKLIQEIILQSRELQREIRIAFLENYDMEIAQKIIAGVDVWLNTPMRPLEASGTSGMKAAHNGVANFSILDGWWIEGHLEGITGWSIGPEKEDGITPQQIFEEEVDDFYHKLEYLILPLYYGRVDWWVKLMKNSIGKIASYFNAHRMMRRYISEAYFHQPIINHSFKAEES is encoded by the coding sequence ATGGAAATCCTGCAAAAATTACGTCAAGAACCAATTATCGCCTACTTCTCTATGGAAATTGCCCTTTCCAGTGACATTCCCACCTATAGCGGTGGTCTGGGAATCCTCGCCGGAGACACCGTCCGTTCCGCAGCTGACCTGCTTTTACCCTTTGTCGCGGTGACCCTCATCAGCCGGAAAGGGTATTTTCGGCAGGAACTCACTCCCGATGGATGGCAAATAGAACACCCCATGGAGTGGGAAGTGGAAAAATTCCTCACCCCCTTACCCATCACCGTAGAAGTGGAAATCGAAAAAAGGAAAGTGAAGGTGAGAGCCTGGCTCTACACCCTGGTCAGCGTTACTGGCGGTGTGGTGCCGGTGCTCTTTCTTGACACCAACCTCCCCGAGAACACTCCTGAAGATCAAACCATCACCGATTACCTTTACGGGGGAGATCGCCGTTATCGCCTGAAACAGGAAATCGTTCTCGGTATCGGCGGCGTTCGACTCTTAAAGGCGCTCGACTTCGAAGTACGCAAGTACCACATCAACGAAGGCCATGCCGCTCTGGCCACGGTGGAACTTTTACGTCAAGAAAAGAACTTTAACCTCGAAGCTGTCCGAGCCCGATGTGTGTTCACCACCCATACCCCGGTTGAGGCTGGTCATGATAAATTTCACCACGATCTGGTCCGGGAAGTCCTGGGCGAACCCATCCCGGAGGGACTCCTCAAACAACTTGGGGGAGAAGAATATCTGAATATGACCTTGTTAGCGCTTAATCTGAGCGGTTACGTCAATGGGGTAGCCAAGCGCCACAGCGAAATTTCCCGCAACATGTTTCCCGGTTATACCATTCATTCCATCACAAACGGCGTCCACGGTTTCACCTGGACCTCGGAAAGCTTTCGCCAGATATTTGACCAGTACATCCCAGGATGGGCCCATGAACCGGGGCTTTTAGTGCGGGCCGATATCATCCCAGACGAAAAAGTCTGGGAAGCCCATCAGAAAGAGAAGCAGAAACTCCTTGCCTTCGTTAAAGAAAAAACCGGAATCATCATGGACGAAAACGCCATCACCATTGGATTCGCACGAAGAATGACCTCCTACAAGCGACCCCATTTTGTTTTTTCTGATATTGAGCGTCTGCGCAAGGTCAGGCGAAAAGGAGCCTTGCAGTTTATTTTCGCAGGAAAAGCACATCCCCAGGATTTCGAAGGAAAAAAACTCATCCAGGAAATCATCCTGCAGAGTCGGGAACTCCAGCGAGAGATAAGAATCGCTTTTCTGGAAAACTACGATATGGAAATCGCCCAAAAAATAATTGCCGGAGTCGATGTCTGGCTCAACACCCCCATGCGACCTCTGGAAGCTTCAGGGACAAGCGGGATGAAGGCTGCTCACAATGGAGTAGCCAATTTCAGTATTCTTGACGGCTGGTGGATCGAAGGACACCTGGAAGGGATCACCGGATGGTCAATAGGCCCCGAAAAAGAGGACGGCATAACCCCCCAGCAGATTTTTGAAGAAGAAGTTGACGACTTCTACCATAAATTAGAGTACCTTATCTTGCCCCTCTATTACGGCCGAGTAGACTGGTGGGTAAAGCTGATGAAAAACTCCATTGGAAAAATTGCCTCTTATTTCAATGCCCATCGGATGATGCGCCGTTACATCAGTGAAGCCTACTTTCACCAACCAATTATCAACCATTCTTTCAAAGCGGAGGAATCTTGA
- a CDS encoding ABC transporter ATP-binding protein translates to MLKVENLTVKYGVIPAIMNLSLEVETGQIVTILGANGAGKTTTLKAIMGVLRPASGQIFYQGEEITHMSPSHRVRKGIALVPEGRGIFNRLTVEENLLLGAYSRSGSDLVMKDLREVYALFPRLEERKKQIAGTLSGGEQQMLALGRGLMSKPRLLLLDEPSLGLAPLVVRELYATVSRIREQGVTILLVEQSAAVALGTSDYAYVLESGNLKLSGKPEELKSLEDVKRIYLGG, encoded by the coding sequence TTGCTTAAGGTTGAAAACCTCACGGTCAAATATGGTGTCATTCCAGCGATTATGAATTTGAGTTTGGAAGTGGAAACAGGCCAGATTGTGACTATCCTGGGAGCAAACGGAGCTGGAAAGACCACAACGCTTAAGGCCATTATGGGGGTTCTGCGTCCGGCCAGTGGCCAAATTTTCTACCAGGGAGAAGAAATCACCCATATGTCTCCTTCACATCGCGTGCGAAAGGGAATTGCGCTGGTTCCGGAGGGTCGGGGGATTTTTAACCGTCTCACCGTGGAGGAAAACCTCCTTCTGGGGGCGTATTCCCGCTCTGGGAGTGACCTGGTCATGAAAGACCTTCGGGAGGTGTATGCCCTTTTTCCGCGTCTTGAAGAACGCAAAAAGCAAATTGCCGGTACCCTCTCGGGTGGTGAACAGCAGATGTTAGCCCTGGGACGGGGGTTAATGTCAAAACCCCGACTTCTTCTTCTGGATGAGCCGTCTCTTGGTCTTGCCCCCCTTGTGGTTCGGGAACTCTATGCCACGGTTTCCCGGATTCGAGAACAGGGGGTGACCATTCTTCTGGTGGAACAAAGCGCTGCGGTGGCTCTGGGGACATCGGACTATGCTTATGTCTTAGAAAGTGGAAATCTGAAGCTATCTGGGAAACCAGAAGAACTGAAATCACTTGAAGATGTGAAGCGGATTTATTTGGGAGGATAG
- the asnS gene encoding asparagine--tRNA ligase — protein MGREWVSIENLRNYEGKEVEVRGWLANRRSSGKVVFLIVRDGTGFVQTTLSLGEDFDKESLKTWERLPLESAIIVEGMVRREERAPGGYELQGKGVTLVSSSEEYPIQKKDHSVEFLMENRHLWIRSRRQNAILRIRNQVVMSIHEFLQKRGFTLIDPPILTPAACEGTTTLFELDYFDLGKAYLSQSGQLYMEAACMAFGRVYCLAPAFRAEKSKTRRHLTEFWMLEPEMAFYNWQDNMRLQEELVSFVVQEVLRKRRRELEVLERDITLLEQVQPPFPRISYQEAIAILQRKGFPVQWGDDFGGDEESVISQEFDRPVFIHHYPAAIKAFYMQPDPENPNLVLNDDLIAPEGYGEIIGGSERIHDLALLEKRITEHNLPQEAFAWYLDLRRYGTCPHSGFGLGIERMVAWICGIHHIREAIPFPRQIYRIYP, from the coding sequence ATGGGCAGAGAATGGGTATCCATTGAGAATTTGAGAAATTACGAGGGAAAAGAGGTTGAAGTTCGGGGGTGGCTTGCCAATCGCCGTTCCAGTGGTAAAGTGGTTTTTCTGATTGTGCGAGATGGAACTGGCTTTGTGCAGACCACGTTGAGTCTTGGTGAGGACTTCGACAAGGAGAGTCTCAAAACCTGGGAGCGGTTACCCCTTGAGTCGGCCATCATCGTGGAAGGGATGGTACGGCGTGAAGAACGAGCACCAGGGGGATATGAGCTGCAGGGGAAAGGTGTGACCCTGGTATCCTCTTCGGAGGAGTACCCCATTCAGAAAAAAGACCACTCAGTGGAATTCTTGATGGAGAACCGTCACCTGTGGATTCGTTCCCGTCGTCAGAATGCCATTCTGCGTATCCGCAATCAGGTGGTGATGAGTATCCACGAATTCTTGCAAAAACGAGGATTCACCCTCATTGACCCACCCATTCTTACCCCGGCAGCCTGTGAGGGAACCACCACCCTTTTTGAACTGGACTATTTCGATCTGGGTAAGGCGTATCTTTCCCAGAGTGGGCAACTGTACATGGAAGCAGCCTGCATGGCTTTTGGACGGGTCTACTGCTTGGCTCCGGCTTTTCGGGCTGAGAAGTCTAAAACTCGTCGCCATCTCACGGAATTCTGGATGCTGGAGCCGGAGATGGCCTTTTACAACTGGCAGGATAACATGCGTTTGCAGGAGGAACTGGTGAGTTTCGTGGTGCAAGAAGTGCTCCGGAAGAGGAGGCGAGAACTGGAAGTTTTGGAACGGGATATTACCCTTCTGGAACAGGTTCAACCCCCCTTTCCGCGAATTTCTTACCAGGAAGCTATTGCCATCCTACAAAGGAAGGGTTTTCCGGTCCAATGGGGAGACGATTTTGGTGGTGATGAAGAATCGGTGATTTCCCAGGAGTTCGATCGGCCGGTTTTCATTCACCATTATCCTGCGGCTATCAAGGCTTTTTACATGCAGCCTGATCCCGAAAACCCCAATCTGGTTCTCAACGATGACCTCATTGCACCGGAAGGGTATGGGGAAATCATCGGTGGCAGTGAGCGCATCCATGACCTTGCGCTTCTTGAAAAACGCATCACCGAACACAACCTTCCGCAAGAGGCCTTTGCCTGGTATCTGGACCTGCGTCGGTATGGAACTTGTCCGCATTCTGGATTTGGTCTGGGAATTGAGCGGATGGTAGCCTGGATCTGTGGCATTCATCACATCCGGGAAGCCATCCCCTTTCCCCGTCAGATTTATCGAATTTATCCGTGA